One stretch of Clostridium sp. Marseille-P299 DNA includes these proteins:
- a CDS encoding serine hydrolase domain-containing protein: MINIKEAIPSDFRGCISIRKEGEIVFSTSQGYRDLPNEIPNTIDTKFPTASAGKVFVAVAILQLIEQGKLSFDSKIGDILSFDLHSIDKDINISQLLNHTSGIPDYFDELVMDDYDELWTDYPNYKIRKSVDLLPLFINKPMMYEKGERFQYNNTGYVILGLIIEQITNKPFDQYLNEVIFTPCQMKNTGYYELDRLPSKCANAYIWDDERKEYYTNIYSVDVKGTGAGGAFTTVSDVERFWDALISHKLLSAEMTNMMLSVQATSTHNEIYGYGVWFRKYAPDYLLPYFTGCDPGVSFISVFCKEKNITITIVSNYCDDVWDIRNRILECVLD, translated from the coding sequence ATGATAAACATAAAAGAAGCAATTCCCTCAGACTTTAGAGGATGCATTTCAATTAGAAAAGAAGGGGAGATTGTATTCTCTACTAGCCAAGGATATCGTGATTTACCCAATGAAATTCCAAACACAATTGATACTAAATTTCCAACAGCTTCCGCCGGAAAAGTCTTTGTTGCAGTAGCTATTCTACAATTGATTGAACAAGGAAAGCTTTCCTTTGATAGTAAAATTGGAGATATACTTTCATTTGATTTACATAGCATTGATAAAGATATTAATATTTCACAACTACTAAACCATACTTCAGGTATCCCTGACTATTTTGATGAGTTGGTCATGGACGATTATGATGAGCTTTGGACAGACTACCCTAATTATAAAATTCGTAAAAGCGTTGATTTATTGCCTCTATTTATTAATAAACCAATGATGTACGAAAAAGGTGAGCGTTTTCAGTATAACAATACAGGTTATGTTATTCTTGGTCTTATCATTGAGCAAATAACGAACAAGCCTTTTGATCAGTATCTTAATGAAGTAATTTTCACACCTTGCCAAATGAAAAATACCGGATACTATGAACTTGATCGCTTACCTTCTAAGTGTGCCAATGCATATATCTGGGATGATGAACGAAAAGAATATTATACAAACATTTATAGCGTTGATGTAAAAGGAACTGGTGCAGGGGGTGCATTTACTACAGTAAGTGACGTTGAGCGTTTTTGGGATGCATTAATTAGTCACAAGCTACTATCTGCGGAAATGACAAATATGATGTTAAGTGTACAGGCAACATCTACTCATAATGAAATCTATGGATACGGAGTATGGTTTAGAAAATATGCTCCCGATTATCTACTTCCATACTTTACAGGTTGTGACCCAGGAGTAAGCTTTATCTCTGTTTTTTGTAAAGAGAAAAATATTACTATTACCATTGTAAGTAATTATTGTGACGATGTCTGGGATATTAGAAATAGAATTTTAGAATGTGTGTTAGATTAA
- a CDS encoding 8-oxo-dGTP diphosphatase, with the protein MGRMEKAIFTNMCMIYDEEGRILVQDRLNPDWPGITFPGGHVEYTESFSESVIREVKEETGLDIEHPILCGIKQFQTKEDERYVVLFYKTKYFSGDIISSDEGKVFWIKRNELNNYVLADDFDKMLKIFEFDSLSELYYYKDSGEWQTEIF; encoded by the coding sequence ATGGGTAGAATGGAAAAGGCTATTTTTACAAATATGTGTATGATATATGATGAGGAAGGAAGAATTTTAGTTCAAGATCGATTAAACCCGGATTGGCCTGGTATTACCTTTCCAGGAGGGCATGTAGAGTATACGGAATCATTTTCAGAATCTGTAATACGTGAGGTAAAGGAAGAAACAGGTTTAGATATTGAACATCCAATTCTATGTGGAATTAAACAATTTCAGACGAAGGAAGATGAAAGATATGTTGTTCTTTTTTATAAAACAAAGTATTTTTCAGGAGATATAATATCATCTGACGAGGGTAAAGTATTTTGGATTAAGCGTAATGAATTGAATAATTATGTTTTAGCAGATGATTTTGATAAAATGTTGAAAATCTTTGAGTTTGACAGTCTTAGCGAATTATATTATTATAAAGATTCAGGAGAGTGGCAAACAGAAATTTTCTAA
- a CDS encoding MFS transporter, whose protein sequence is MKEDKFKNYIIFWLSQSVSQLGSSMTSFALIIWAYKQTNSAMSVSLMTFFSYLPYIIVSVFAGAYIDTHKKKSIMLVSDCLAAICSFGVLILLGMGELKIWHIYIVNAMLGYMNSFQSPAQTVAVGIMVPKEKYAKASGMNSFSNSLLSVVSPMLATFILSIVGIKGVILIDLMSFLFAFLILLLAIKIPETNLKKKDKSYNIFHGSKEGLGFLFRHKGIWYIIISMASLNFFSRLTYENILSPMILARSGNDEAVLGFISAILGIGGIIGGLIVSFKKVTNNNRKLIYFSAAFSFLFGDILMGLGQSSFVWSIAAVAASLPIPFISAGQSVILYNTVPKDMQGRIFAVRNTVQYCTIPIGILLGGFLADYIMEPFMKSNHALALFLQNIVGAGDGSGMAVMFLCTGLLGFITSILWYNSKEIKRLQG, encoded by the coding sequence ATGAAAGAAGATAAATTTAAAAATTACATAATATTTTGGCTTAGTCAATCTGTATCACAATTAGGAAGCTCAATGACGAGCTTTGCATTGATTATCTGGGCGTATAAACAGACAAATTCAGCGATGTCAGTATCTTTGATGACATTTTTCTCATACTTACCTTATATTATAGTAAGTGTATTTGCAGGTGCTTACATTGATACACACAAGAAAAAGTCAATCATGTTAGTTTCTGACTGTTTAGCGGCGATATGTTCCTTTGGTGTACTCATATTGTTAGGAATGGGCGAACTTAAAATCTGGCATATCTACATTGTAAATGCAATGTTAGGATATATGAATTCGTTTCAGTCACCAGCGCAAACCGTTGCAGTAGGTATCATGGTACCTAAAGAAAAGTATGCAAAAGCAAGTGGAATGAACTCATTTTCTAATTCTTTACTTTCAGTTGTTAGTCCAATGCTTGCAACGTTTATTCTTTCTATTGTGGGAATAAAGGGTGTTATACTAATTGATTTAATGAGTTTTTTATTTGCATTTCTTATTTTATTGTTAGCTATTAAAATACCTGAGACAAATTTGAAGAAAAAAGATAAAAGTTATAATATATTTCATGGTAGTAAAGAAGGATTAGGGTTTCTTTTTCGTCATAAGGGAATCTGGTACATTATAATAAGCATGGCTTCCCTAAACTTCTTTTCACGATTGACCTATGAAAATATTTTATCTCCAATGATTTTAGCCAGAAGTGGTAATGATGAAGCTGTGCTTGGATTCATTAGCGCCATATTAGGTATTGGAGGTATTATTGGAGGACTTATTGTATCTTTTAAGAAAGTTACAAATAACAATAGGAAGTTAATCTATTTTTCTGCAGCTTTTTCATTTTTATTTGGAGATATATTAATGGGGCTAGGCCAAAGTTCCTTTGTTTGGAGTATCGCTGCAGTTGCGGCGAGTTTACCAATACCGTTTATTAGTGCGGGGCAAAGTGTTATTTTATACAATACCGTTCCAAAAGATATGCAAGGGCGAATATTTGCAGTTAGAAATACAGTTCAGTATTGTACGATACCTATTGGAATATTACTGGGTGGATTTTTAGCAGATTATATTATGGAACCTTTTATGAAATCGAATCATGCTCTTGCGTTATTCTTGCAAAATATAGTTGGTGCAGGTGATGGTAGTGGAATGGCTGTAATGTTTCTGTGTACTGGACTGTTAGGGTTTATAACAAGTATTTTGTGGTATAACAGTAAAGAGATTAAAAGACTGCAGGGGTAG
- a CDS encoding alpha/beta fold hydrolase encodes MAMSYHKLVSFRADEIKGIQGKCMFLCGESDPLGDAENVKKKLERHGLQYRLFPEVGHGINHEIAPEINSIIMNFLGDN; translated from the coding sequence ATGGCAATGTCGTATCATAAATTAGTTTCCTTTCGTGCCGATGAAATTAAAGGGATTCAAGGCAAATGTATGTTTTTATGCGGAGAATCAGATCCATTAGGAGATGCTGAAAACGTGAAGAAAAAACTTGAAAGACATGGATTGCAATATCGATTATTTCCTGAGGTAGGCCATGGCATTAATCATGAAATAGCACCAGAAATCAACTCCATAATTATGAATTTCTTAGGAGACAATTAA
- a CDS encoding cation-translocating P-type ATPase: MNSNLESKENIYKLPTNEVLNLLGSSPQGLTKSQAEENQKKQGKNLIEEKKKKSALLTFLGNFTHLMAILLWVGGAVAFFADMPELGVAIWLVNVINGVFSFWQEHKAGKATDALRNMLPSYARVIRDGEEQKILAEDLVIGDIILLEEGDKISADARLIETSDLQVNQSTLTGESNPVRKIKDAVLNDDLTRAEIPNLIFAGTSVSEGNGKAVVTEIGMKTEFGKIAGLTQNMEKEDSPLQKELDRLTKQISIIAICFGIFFFAAAIILVKEEVAAAFIFALGMIVAFIPEGLLPTVTLSLAMAVQRMSKRNALVKKLSAVETLGSTTVICTDKTGTLTQNEMTVSHLWLADKEFEVTGVGYEPKGDILEGKKKVTANDNEDMKLLLTGAALCSNARLLPPDEESTRYTVLGDPTEACLGVVAAKAGIDVQRQMELTPRLRELPFESRRKRMTTIHQLERPIEGTQRIAYVKGAPKEIMKLSEHIRINGEVKPMTEAMRDKIMVANDNYAREGLRVLAVAYRLLHKEDNIPTAMSAYTPEIIEQDLVFVGLIVMADPPRPEVAAAVEECRNAGIRIIMITGDYGLTAESIAKRIGIVKGPHPRVVSGLELEELSDETLKEYLKDEIIFARVAPEQKLRVVTNLQEMGEIVAVTGDGVNDSPALKKADIGVAMGIAGTDVAKEAADMILTDDNFASIVHAIEEGRAVYSNIRKFLVYILNSNMAEAVPSALYLFSRGAIPLPLTVMQILTIDLGTDMLPALGLGTERPEEGVMKQPPRNQKEPLLNKKVIFKAFLWYGLLASITSAISYFFVNIQNGWPKVPLASGNSPAYIKATTMTLAAIVFSQIGAVFNCRTEKQSVFKVGLFSNKQINFGVVFEILLIAALIYLSPLQAIFHTGAIKATDWLLLCIWPPIILMIEECRKAWIRKRESRL, encoded by the coding sequence ATGAATAGTAATTTAGAAAGTAAAGAAAACATTTATAAATTACCTACAAATGAAGTATTAAATTTATTAGGTAGTAGTCCACAAGGGCTAACCAAAAGTCAAGCAGAAGAAAATCAGAAGAAGCAAGGAAAAAACTTAATCGAAGAAAAGAAAAAGAAATCCGCTCTGCTTACATTCCTAGGTAATTTCACACATCTTATGGCGATTTTACTATGGGTCGGTGGAGCAGTTGCCTTCTTTGCAGATATGCCTGAGTTAGGTGTCGCAATTTGGTTAGTAAACGTAATCAATGGTGTGTTTAGCTTTTGGCAAGAACACAAAGCCGGAAAGGCTACTGATGCATTAAGGAATATGTTACCTTCCTATGCTAGAGTCATTCGTGATGGTGAAGAACAAAAAATATTAGCAGAAGATTTAGTAATTGGTGATATCATCTTATTAGAAGAAGGTGATAAGATTTCTGCCGATGCAAGATTGATTGAAACTAGTGATTTACAAGTAAATCAATCCACATTAACTGGTGAGTCTAACCCAGTTCGTAAAATTAAAGACGCTGTATTAAATGATGATTTAACCCGTGCTGAAATTCCTAATCTTATCTTCGCTGGAACAAGCGTTTCAGAAGGTAATGGTAAAGCAGTTGTTACTGAAATCGGTATGAAAACTGAATTTGGTAAAATTGCAGGGTTAACACAAAACATGGAAAAGGAAGATAGTCCTCTTCAAAAAGAATTGGACCGTTTAACAAAACAAATCTCCATCATAGCAATTTGCTTTGGTATTTTCTTCTTTGCCGCTGCTATTATATTAGTAAAAGAAGAAGTTGCCGCTGCCTTTATTTTTGCTCTTGGTATGATTGTTGCTTTCATTCCAGAAGGTTTACTACCAACCGTAACTCTTTCACTTGCTATGGCAGTACAACGTATGTCAAAGCGTAATGCCTTAGTAAAAAAATTGTCAGCAGTTGAAACTTTAGGTAGTACAACAGTAATCTGTACCGATAAAACTGGTACCCTTACACAAAATGAAATGACCGTTAGCCATTTATGGTTAGCAGATAAAGAATTTGAAGTTACTGGCGTTGGATATGAGCCAAAAGGTGATATATTAGAAGGTAAGAAAAAAGTTACTGCAAATGATAATGAAGATATGAAACTTCTTCTTACTGGCGCAGCCCTTTGTAGCAATGCAAGACTTTTACCTCCAGACGAAGAATCTACTAGATATACTGTTTTAGGCGATCCAACAGAAGCTTGTCTTGGAGTTGTTGCTGCGAAAGCTGGTATCGACGTACAAAGACAAATGGAATTAACTCCAAGATTACGTGAATTACCTTTTGAGTCCCGTCGTAAAAGAATGACAACCATTCATCAATTAGAACGCCCAATCGAGGGTACTCAAAGAATCGCATATGTAAAAGGTGCTCCTAAAGAAATCATGAAACTTAGTGAGCATATCCGAATCAATGGCGAAGTAAAGCCAATGACAGAAGCAATGCGTGATAAAATCATGGTCGCAAATGACAACTATGCAAGGGAAGGACTTCGTGTTTTAGCAGTTGCTTATCGTTTGCTACATAAAGAGGACAACATCCCAACAGCGATGAGCGCTTATACACCTGAAATAATTGAACAAGATTTAGTATTTGTCGGTTTAATTGTAATGGCAGATCCTCCACGTCCTGAAGTTGCAGCAGCTGTTGAAGAATGCCGCAATGCGGGAATTCGTATCATTATGATTACTGGTGACTATGGTTTAACTGCAGAAAGTATTGCCAAACGAATTGGTATTGTAAAAGGACCTCATCCAAGAGTTGTATCAGGATTAGAACTAGAAGAACTCTCCGATGAAACATTAAAAGAATATTTAAAAGACGAAATTATATTTGCTCGTGTAGCTCCAGAACAAAAGCTACGTGTTGTTACTAATTTACAAGAGATGGGTGAAATCGTTGCTGTTACAGGTGATGGTGTAAACGACTCTCCTGCTCTTAAAAAAGCGGACATTGGTGTTGCTATGGGTATTGCAGGTACTGATGTTGCAAAAGAAGCCGCAGACATGATTTTGACGGATGACAATTTTGCTTCTATCGTTCATGCAATTGAAGAAGGCCGTGCAGTTTACAGTAATATTCGTAAATTCCTAGTTTATATTTTAAACTCCAACATGGCAGAAGCAGTACCATCCGCATTGTATCTATTCTCTAGAGGTGCTATCCCATTACCTCTTACTGTAATGCAGATATTAACCATTGATTTAGGAACAGATATGTTACCAGCACTTGGATTAGGAACAGAGCGACCAGAAGAAGGTGTTATGAAGCAACCACCTCGCAACCAAAAAGAACCTTTATTGAATAAAAAAGTCATCTTTAAAGCCTTCTTATGGTATGGTTTATTAGCTTCTATTACTTCAGCCATCTCCTACTTCTTTGTCAACATTCAAAATGGTTGGCCAAAGGTACCACTTGCAAGTGGCAACAGCCCAGCTTATATAAAAGCAACAACTATGACACTTGCAGCCATTGTATTTAGTCAAATTGGCGCAGTATTTAATTGTAGAACAGAAAAGCAATCTGTATTTAAAGTAGGATTATTTAGTAATAAACAAATTAACTTTGGTGTTGTATTTGAAATACTACTAATTGCAGCTTTAATTTATCTATCACCTTTACAAGCAATTTTCCATACAGGTGCAATTAAAGCCACTGATTGGTTATTACTATGCATCTGGCCACCAATTATATTAATGATTGAAGAATGCAGAAAAGCATGGATCAGAAAAAGAGAAAGTAGATTATAG
- a CDS encoding potassium channel family protein yields MKVIVVGLGRMGTGLSLNLIKKGHNVTVIDSNPDAFEGLGKNFTGTKIVGIGFDRDVLNKARIDQVDAVVSCTASDEANAVIARIAKNIYRVPRVIARLYDARKADIYHRIGIQTISTTTWGIERATEILTFNQLDSVYEMGNGSVNLVRIEVPALLVGHTVNDLTAIGEIQVITISRKNKTFIPTHGTILEADDILYLCILTSATDKLKAMLGLL; encoded by the coding sequence ATGAAAGTTATTGTCGTTGGATTAGGTAGAATGGGCACAGGCCTATCACTAAATCTTATTAAAAAAGGCCATAATGTTACGGTAATTGATTCAAATCCAGATGCATTTGAAGGTTTAGGAAAGAATTTCACTGGTACTAAAATTGTCGGAATTGGTTTTGACAGGGATGTTTTAAATAAGGCAAGAATTGATCAAGTAGATGCTGTTGTTTCTTGTACAGCAAGTGATGAAGCAAATGCTGTTATCGCTAGAATAGCTAAGAATATATATCGTGTGCCTCGAGTTATTGCAAGACTTTATGATGCTAGAAAAGCAGATATTTACCATAGAATAGGTATACAAACCATTTCCACTACAACTTGGGGCATTGAACGTGCTACTGAAATCTTAACATTTAATCAATTAGATAGCGTTTATGAAATGGGAAACGGAAGTGTAAACCTCGTTCGTATTGAAGTACCAGCCCTTTTAGTTGGTCATACGGTAAATGACTTAACTGCCATCGGAGAAATTCAAGTCATAACAATTAGCCGTAAGAACAAAACCTTTATTCCTACTCATGGTACGATATTGGAAGCGGATGATATTTTGTATCTATGCATTCTTACATCTGCTACTGATAAACTCAAAGCAATGCTAGGTCTATTATAA
- a CDS encoding potassium channel family protein translates to MKVIIIGGGQVGSYLASLLLSNGHDIKVIEYREQIFTKLENQFPQEVLLFGNGSDPLILEEAGIDSANVVAAVTGSDEVNLVVSTLAKMEFGVSRVVARVNNPKNAWLFNSSMGVDVGVNQADLMGHFVVEEMNLKDMFTILKLNRGEYSIVSMKVMQNAKAANKLLKDLSIPKKTVLIAITRNDSLIIPKGDTQILVDDDILVLTDEVSRKELNAIFG, encoded by the coding sequence ATGAAAGTTATTATTATAGGTGGAGGTCAAGTCGGATCTTATCTTGCCTCCTTATTACTCTCAAATGGGCACGATATCAAAGTGATTGAATACCGAGAACAAATCTTTACTAAGTTAGAAAATCAATTCCCTCAGGAAGTATTATTGTTCGGAAATGGTTCAGATCCACTAATCTTAGAAGAAGCTGGTATTGACTCAGCAAATGTTGTGGCTGCTGTTACCGGTTCCGATGAGGTCAATTTAGTGGTATCCACACTTGCCAAAATGGAGTTTGGTGTATCTAGAGTAGTGGCAAGAGTAAATAACCCTAAAAATGCTTGGCTATTTAACAGTAGTATGGGTGTAGATGTTGGAGTAAACCAAGCAGACTTAATGGGACATTTCGTTGTTGAAGAAATGAACTTAAAAGACATGTTCACTATCTTAAAGTTAAATCGCGGTGAATACTCCATTGTCTCAATGAAAGTGATGCAAAATGCGAAAGCTGCAAATAAACTATTAAAAGATTTATCCATTCCTAAGAAAACTGTTCTTATCGCTATTACAAGAAATGACTCCCTAATCATTCCAAAGGGCGATACACAAATCTTAGTAGATGATGATATATTAGTCTTAACCGATGAAGTTAGTAGAAAAGAATTAAATGCTATATTTGGTTAA
- a CDS encoding SDR family oxidoreductase — MSKLFDIKGKIAVVTGASSGLGRQFALALAREGANVAIVARRVEKLESVKKEIEALGVECYTHKCDVTNTEEIKKTVADIKEHFGRIDILVNNAGLGLADVAENTSDELWTKMIDTNINGVFYFAREVGRVMIEQKYGKVINLGSIHSTVAMPGLPLSAYATTKGAVLMMTKALANEWAKYNITVNAIGPAYFPSEMTADILGSGAINNVIQNTCPMGRPGREGELDGALIYFASDASSYTTGQLLQVDGGWTTV, encoded by the coding sequence ATGAGTAAATTATTTGATATAAAAGGAAAAATTGCAGTAGTTACAGGAGCATCATCAGGATTAGGTAGACAGTTTGCATTGGCTTTAGCGAGAGAAGGAGCAAATGTAGCTATTGTAGCAAGACGTGTAGAAAAGCTAGAATCTGTTAAAAAAGAAATAGAAGCACTTGGAGTAGAATGCTATACTCACAAATGTGATGTTACTAATACAGAAGAGATTAAAAAGACAGTAGCAGATATCAAAGAACATTTTGGAAGAATCGATATCCTTGTTAACAATGCAGGATTAGGATTAGCAGATGTGGCAGAAAATACTTCCGATGAATTGTGGACAAAGATGATAGATACCAATATCAATGGTGTATTTTATTTTGCAAGAGAAGTTGGACGAGTTATGATAGAACAAAAGTATGGAAAAGTTATTAACCTAGGTTCCATTCACTCAACTGTTGCTATGCCAGGATTGCCATTATCCGCTTACGCTACTACAAAAGGCGCGGTACTTATGATGACAAAAGCACTTGCAAATGAATGGGCTAAATACAATATCACAGTAAATGCAATCGGACCAGCATATTTCCCTAGTGAAATGACTGCTGACATTCTTGGAAGTGGCGCAATTAACAATGTAATTCAAAATACTTGCCCAATGGGTAGACCAGGACGTGAAGGTGAATTAGATGGTGCTTTAATTTACTTTGCTTCCGATGCATCTTCCTATACAACAGGACAATTGCTACAAGTAGATGGTGGTTGGACTACTGTTTAA
- a CDS encoding helix-turn-helix transcriptional regulator — translation MENSLTLLKDLAKEYACNSINITNVSKFCRLPHENHMHYLTTKGAFIFPISGKAIIHFGDSAYVAERGKMIHGCPGQQLEFEVLGNEPFHHINLYYDSDSKILFDIELKDSEKIISLLEKVFELNQKRTLKSRYQGEQLLDQAFESIFEDYLNSSIKTNQQLIKEVVAYIHSSYNKDITLKTLAEYSGKKPDQLSYLFYQYMGIRPINYLIKYRLEQAIELLKEEDYTVQEVAALVGYSDPLYFSRIFKKHVGYSPSQVKNG, via the coding sequence GTGGAAAATTCATTGACCTTATTAAAGGATTTGGCAAAAGAATATGCGTGTAACTCCATAAATATAACAAATGTGAGTAAGTTTTGTAGGTTACCACACGAAAATCATATGCACTATTTGACAACGAAAGGTGCTTTTATTTTTCCCATCAGTGGAAAAGCAATTATTCACTTTGGTGATAGCGCCTATGTTGCTGAGCGCGGGAAAATGATTCACGGATGCCCTGGACAACAATTAGAATTTGAAGTTTTAGGAAACGAACCATTTCACCATATCAACTTATATTATGATAGTGATAGTAAAATCCTATTTGATATAGAACTTAAAGATTCAGAAAAGATAATAAGCCTCTTAGAAAAAGTTTTTGAGTTAAATCAAAAACGAACACTGAAATCAAGATATCAAGGGGAACAATTATTAGACCAAGCATTTGAATCTATCTTTGAAGATTATTTAAATAGTAGTATCAAAACCAACCAACAATTGATAAAAGAAGTGGTTGCTTATATACACAGCTCTTATAATAAAGATATTACTTTAAAAACTTTGGCTGAATATTCTGGTAAAAAACCAGATCAACTTAGTTATTTATTTTATCAATACATGGGGATTCGACCTATTAATTACCTTATAAAATACCGTTTAGAACAAGCAATTGAACTATTAAAAGAAGAGGACTATACCGTCCAAGAAGTTGCGGCGTTAGTGGGTTATTCAGATCCATTATATTTTAGCCGGATTTTTAAGAAGCATGTTGGTTATTCTCCTAGTCAAGTGAAAAATGGATGA
- a CDS encoding alpha/beta hydrolase — protein MKHNIELTTIAERQCFVFLPNNYENEDKSYPVVYLHGDEAIYSLLKEADFLSEVSYIIVGIISGNRLNELTPWPSPSLHPKFPNFGGEGNEYLSFIETKLKPAVDEKYRTITSSEATGIAGYSLGGLISLYAAYNTNSFGCVASMSGSFWYPDFVSYAKEHSICNRNGKIYMSSGDREGVGHKDIKKDAVTFTKNMYDILVSDLSSASVTITWDEGGHHDHTYDRYRNALLWLNENLKNI, from the coding sequence TTGAAGCATAATATTGAATTAACTACAATTGCAGAAAGACAATGTTTTGTCTTTCTGCCAAACAATTATGAAAATGAAGACAAATCTTATCCAGTGGTTTATTTACATGGTGATGAAGCTATATATTCTTTATTAAAAGAGGCGGATTTTTTGTCGGAAGTATCTTATATTATTGTGGGCATTATTTCAGGAAATCGTTTAAATGAATTGACACCTTGGCCAAGTCCATCTCTACATCCTAAGTTCCCTAACTTTGGTGGAGAGGGAAATGAGTATTTATCATTTATTGAAACAAAGCTAAAACCAGCGGTAGATGAAAAATATCGTACAATCACATCCTCAGAAGCAACAGGGATTGCAGGATATTCCCTTGGTGGACTTATTTCTCTTTATGCAGCCTATAACACAAACAGTTTTGGATGCGTAGCGAGTATGTCAGGTTCTTTCTGGTATCCAGATTTTGTTTCATATGCGAAAGAGCATTCTATTTGCAATCGTAATGGGAAGATTTATATGTCAAGTGGTGACCGTGAAGGTGTAGGACATAAGGATATTAAAAAGGATGCGGTGACCTTTACAAAAAATATGTATGACATCTTAGTATCTGATTTAAGCTCCGCAAGTGTAACGATTACTTGGGATGAAGGTGGGCATCATGATCACACGTATGATCGATATAGGAATGCATTATTATGGTTAAATGAGAACCTTAAAAATATTTAG
- a CDS encoding ABC transporter substrate-binding protein, producing the protein MKKNIYKFTASALLLALLTTGCAKTANQDTSKDDASNNTVTEQPVDQNATAGESNETVDNTDSSETVYPLTMEIYGPDGEKYTQTFTEAPSRVITNNPSSTDLLLELGLEDKIIGILKPDNAPDEKWASVYEKLPVLGDKKSMSKEVIIGAEPDLIFGRSMPFTDESMGTIKDLNDMNINVYTQLASNFVIDQSLDNIILDVRNIGQIFNVSEKADAYADSLQTRLDTIKEKVSNQSQTEPVKVLFMVTYVDGTFNTFGANSTLQSEMLKTINAENVLETGTSSLTSENLVALNPDIIVYINSDRNAETDPIAVESLLNDETIQSVPAIANEKIIEIGYDELMDYGVRIFDTLETLYDFIY; encoded by the coding sequence ATGAAGAAAAATATTTATAAATTTACGGCATCTGCTTTATTACTTGCATTATTAACAACAGGTTGTGCAAAAACAGCAAATCAAGATACATCAAAAGATGATGCTTCTAATAATACAGTGACAGAACAACCAGTAGATCAAAACGCTACAGCAGGAGAATCAAACGAAACAGTTGATAATACAGATTCTAGCGAAACCGTATATCCTTTAACAATGGAAATCTATGGACCAGACGGAGAGAAGTATACTCAGACATTTACAGAAGCTCCATCTAGAGTAATTACCAATAATCCATCTTCAACTGACTTACTCTTAGAACTTGGTCTTGAAGACAAAATCATTGGAATTTTAAAGCCTGACAATGCTCCTGATGAAAAATGGGCATCTGTTTACGAGAAACTTCCAGTGCTTGGTGATAAAAAGAGTATGTCAAAAGAAGTTATTATTGGTGCAGAACCAGACTTGATTTTTGGACGTTCTATGCCATTTACAGATGAATCTATGGGTACAATTAAAGATTTAAATGATATGAATATCAATGTTTATACTCAGCTTGCAAGTAACTTTGTAATTGATCAATCCCTTGATAACATTATTTTAGACGTTCGTAACATCGGTCAAATTTTCAATGTATCTGAAAAAGCGGATGCTTATGCAGATTCTTTACAAACACGTTTAGATACTATCAAAGAAAAGGTATCCAACCAATCTCAAACAGAACCTGTAAAAGTATTATTTATGGTAACTTATGTAGATGGAACATTTAACACTTTTGGTGCTAACTCAACTCTTCAGAGTGAAATGTTAAAAACAATCAATGCTGAAAACGTATTAGAAACTGGTACAAGTTCATTAACAAGCGAGAACCTTGTAGCGCTTAATCCTGATATAATTGTTTATATTAATTCTGACCGTAATGCAGAAACTGATCCAATTGCAGTTGAAAGTCTTTTAAATGATGAAACAATTCAGTCTGTGCCTGCGATTGCTAATGAAAAAATTATCGAGATTGGCTATGATGAATTAATGGATTATGGTGTAAGAATTTTCGATACATTAGAAACTTTATATGATTTTATTTACTAA